One Granulicella sp. 5B5 DNA window includes the following coding sequences:
- a CDS encoding SDR family NAD(P)-dependent oxidoreductase — MKLTGNTVFITGGGSGIGQALAEAFHRRGNQVIISGRRRSALDETLAANPGMAAIELDVQSLESIQSAAQQLTREYPQLNVVINNAGIMLPDSAGSVQDDAQLLSTVMTNLIGPIRVTSALIEHLKAQTSATIVYNTSVLGFVPMAVTSVYSATKAALHSYVLSQRYKLRDSSVRVIELAPPWVRTDLMNSREAEAAMPLSAFMEQVMQQLGTDAFEILAGNAPALRANPGPEEYSFVENFNASLPF; from the coding sequence ATGAAGCTCACAGGCAATACGGTTTTCATTACAGGGGGCGGGTCTGGTATCGGGCAAGCTCTGGCCGAGGCGTTCCACCGGCGGGGCAATCAGGTCATCATCTCCGGCCGGCGTCGGAGTGCGCTGGACGAGACCCTGGCAGCGAATCCGGGCATGGCGGCCATTGAGCTCGATGTGCAGAGCCTCGAAAGCATTCAGTCGGCGGCGCAGCAGCTGACGCGGGAGTACCCGCAGCTCAACGTGGTCATCAATAACGCGGGGATTATGCTCCCGGACTCGGCTGGAAGCGTGCAGGATGACGCTCAACTGCTCTCCACCGTGATGACCAACCTCATCGGCCCCATTCGTGTGACATCGGCCCTGATCGAGCACCTGAAGGCTCAAACTTCAGCGACGATCGTCTACAACACGTCGGTGCTGGGCTTTGTGCCCATGGCCGTCACATCGGTCTACTCCGCCACAAAGGCAGCGCTGCACTCCTATGTGCTATCGCAGCGATATAAGCTGCGCGACTCATCGGTCCGAGTGATCGAGCTTGCGCCGCCGTGGGTGCGTACCGACCTGATGAACAGCCGCGAAGCCGAGGCCGCCATGCCGCTGAGCGCATTTATGGAGCAGGTGATGCAGCAGTTGGGGACCGATGCGTTCGAGATTCTTGCGGGCAATGCACCGGCGCTCCGCGCCAACCCCGGCCCCGAGGAATATTCCTTTGTTGAGAACTTCAACGCGTCCCTGCCGTTCTGA